The Bacteriovorax sp. Seq25_V genome window below encodes:
- a CDS encoding RMD1 family protein: MIETCLAFSLSESFDFKALSEHCKIHFHARSFREVISVNFQDQEFHIFEFGVVVYWGTNGYNPELFFSQIKKFFINPQSEKTFDFFKVTVIDDSSTEFRIRRDHLQLNSSDPLLRIAISFAMAQSVKLGEMEEFVINEISEHSNIPQDLATRGDLKLSRKEMAKIRGRIFVTESRINLKYDLLDKPEFLWDHPEYDEYYNKTYEYLEVHQRMTVLNKKLSVLRDILNILADELQFKHSTNLEWIIIILIGIEIVMSLSEYTVKFFSN; encoded by the coding sequence ATGATTGAAACATGTTTAGCATTTTCTCTGAGTGAAAGTTTTGACTTTAAAGCGCTGAGTGAACACTGTAAAATTCATTTTCACGCTCGCTCATTTCGCGAAGTAATTTCTGTTAATTTCCAAGATCAAGAATTTCATATTTTTGAATTTGGTGTCGTTGTTTACTGGGGAACCAATGGCTACAACCCAGAACTTTTCTTTTCTCAAATTAAGAAGTTCTTTATTAATCCTCAATCAGAAAAAACCTTTGATTTTTTCAAAGTCACAGTCATTGATGACTCTTCGACTGAATTTAGAATTAGAAGAGATCACCTACAACTAAATTCAAGTGATCCACTTCTTCGAATCGCGATTTCTTTTGCAATGGCACAGTCAGTGAAACTTGGCGAGATGGAAGAGTTTGTTATCAATGAAATTTCAGAACATTCAAATATTCCGCAAGACCTTGCGACGAGAGGAGATCTCAAACTTTCAAGAAAAGAGATGGCCAAAATCAGAGGGCGTATTTTTGTAACAGAATCGAGAATTAATCTTAAGTATGACCTTCTTGATAAGCCGGAATTTCTTTGGGATCACCCAGAGTATGATGAATACTATAACAAAACATATGAGTATCTTGAAGTTCATCAGCGCATGACTGTTCTTAATAAGAAGCTTTCTGTACTTCGTGATATTTTAAATATCCTCGCCGATGAATTACAGTTTAAACATTCGACAAATCTTGAGTGGATTATCATTATCCTAATTGGAATAGAAATTGTTATGTCATTAAGTGAATACACAGTGAAGTTTTTTAGTAATTAG